In Juglans microcarpa x Juglans regia isolate MS1-56 chromosome 7D, Jm3101_v1.0, whole genome shotgun sequence, the following are encoded in one genomic region:
- the LOC121239721 gene encoding N-terminal acetyltransferase A complex catalytic subunit NAA10-like — MVCIRKATIDDLLAMQTCNLFCLPENYQMKYYLYHILSWPQLLYVAEDYNGRIVGYVLAKMEEESNECHGHITSLAVLRTHRKLGLATKLMNAAQNAMEQVFGAEYVSLHVRKSNRAAFNLYTETLGYKIHDVEAKYYADGEDAYDMRKQLKEKQVHHHHHHHHDHGHSHGHAHHHEHGGGCCSSVDAKVSGKKEAKAT, encoded by the coding sequence ATGGTGTGCATTCGCAAAGCCACCATAGATGACCTTTTGGCCATGCAGACCTGCAATCTCTTTTGCCTCCCGGAGAACTATCAGATGAAGTACTACCTCTACCACATTCTCTCCTGGCCACAGCTCCTCTATGTGGCCGAGGACTACAACGGTCGCATCGTCGGCTACGTGCTTGCCAAGATGGAGGAGGAGAGCAACGAGTGCCACGGCCACATCACTTCCCTAGCGGTGCTCCGCACCCACCGCAAGCTCGGCCTGGCCACGAAACTTATGAACGCGGCGCAGAACGCTATGGAGCAAGTTTTTGGGGCCGAGTACGTGTCGCTTCACGTAAGGAAGAGCAACAGGGCTGCCTTCAATCTGTATACGGAGACCTTGGGTTATAAGATTCATGATGTGGAGGCCAAGTACTATGCTGATGGGGAGGATGCCTATGATATGAGGAAGCAGTTGAAAGAGAAGCAggttcatcatcatcatcatcatcatcatgaccATGGGCATAGTCACGGGCATGCTCATCATCATGAGCATGGTGGTGGATGTTGCTCCTCGGTGGATGCCAAGGTGAGTGGAAAGAAGGAGGCGAAGGCAACGTGa
- the LOC121239701 gene encoding serine carboxypeptidase-like 40: protein MGSSQSICWVLLFCLILLSGFVAQTHGKMKEQGLPPLRQSKLKPNFGFDTSLFEAVQAVNEDKVYVPQECSKEEDRIERLPGQPQVKFSQYGGYVTVDKAAGRALFYYFAEANNPNKDSLPLLLWLNGGPGCSSLAYGAMQELGPFRVRSDGKTLYANRFSWNYAANLLFLESPAGVGYSYSNTSSDYKTCGDRKTAADNYVFLVNWLERFPEYKNRPFYISGESYAGHYVPQLAHTILYHNKKANKTIINLKGIIIGNAVINEETDNRGMYDYFASHALISDEDAQKINKYCDFSPEAKRQNRECNEATAAAGRDTYYLDIYNIYAPLCTMANYTTPQPKKVSIFNFDPCSDGYVYVYLNRPEVQEALHANVTKLTHDWEPCSDIITDWGDSPSTIIPLLRELMANGLRVWVFSGDIDGRVPFTSTKYSLNKMSLPVKTAWHPWYLNGEVGGYTEVYKGDLTLATIRGAGHQVPSYQPARAFSLIKHFLDGTPLPDTKRY, encoded by the exons ATGGGATCGAGTCAGTCTATTTGTTGGGTTCTTTTGTTCTGTCTGATCCTTCTTTCGGGCTTTGTGGCTCAAACTCATGGCAAAATGAAAGAACAAGGTCTGCCTCCTCTCAGGCAGTCCAAGTTGAAGCCAAATTTCGGATTCGATACCAGTCTTTTCGAGGCAGTTCAGGCTGTCAACGAAGACAAAGTTTATGTTCCTCAGGAGTGCTCAAAGGAGGAAGACAGGATCGAGAGACTGCCTGGACAACCACAGGTGAAATTCTCACAGTATGGTGGGTATGTCACGGTGGATAAAGCCGCGGGTCGTGcgcttttttattattttgctgaAGCCAACAATCCCAATAAAGATTCATTGCCTCTTCTTCTCTGGCTTAATGGag GCCCAGGTTGTTCATCCTTGGCCTATGGAGCAATGCAAGAGCTCGGACCATTCCGCGTCCGCAGTGACGGCAAAACACTTTACGCAAACAGATTTTCTTGGAACTATG CTGCAAACCTTCTGTTCCTCGAGTCTCCGGCCGGAGTAGGATATTCGTACTCGAACACATCATCCGATTATAAGACGTGCGGTGATAGAAAAACTGCAGCAGATAATTATGTATTCTTGGTGAACTGGCTGGAGAGATTTCCTGAGTACAAGAACAGGCCTTTTTATATTTCTGGAGAAAGCTATGCTGGGCATTATGTTCCTCAACTTGCACACACCATTCTTTATCATAATAAGAAGGCTAACAAGACCATTATCAACCTCAAGGGAATTATt ATTGGGAATGCAGTGATCAATGAAGAAACAGATAACCGAGGAATGTACGATTATTTTGCGAGCCACGCACTCATTTCGGATGAGGATgcccaaaaaataaacaaatactgTGATTTTTCACCCGAAGCCAAGCGTCAAAATCGCGAGTGTAATGAAGCCACCGCTGCTGCCGGCCGGGATACTTACTACCTCGATATCTACAACATATATGCTCCCCTCTGCACCATGGCCAACTACACTACACCTCAGCCCAAGAAAGTTTCT ATATTCAATTTCGATCCATGCAGCGATGGTTATGTGTATGTTTATCTGAATCGGCCCGAGGTTCAAGAAGCCCTTCATGCCAATGTAACCAAGCTTACACATGACTGGGAACCGTGCAGTGATATCATAACAGACTGGGGAGATAGCCCCTCAACCATCATTCCCCTTCTGCGGGAGCTCATGGCCAACGGACTTCGAGTTTGGGTTTTCAG TGGGGACATTGATGGAAGGGTTCCATTTACATCGACAAAGTATTCTCTGAATAAAATGAGTCTTCCTGTTAAGACTGCATGGCACCCTTGGTACTTAAATGGAGAG GTTGGTGGGTATACAGAAGTGTACAAGGGAGACCTCACATTGGCAACAATTAGAGGGGCAGGGCATCAAGTTCCCAGCTACCAGCCTGCCAGAGCATTTTCTTTGATCAAGCATTTCCTTGATGGCACACCTCTTCCTGACACCAAAAGATATTAG
- the LOC121239404 gene encoding UPF0496 protein 4-like produces MVISIEKFSKLYSKLDNHLHHHRLPHQSEALSASLQAFQSDVSNYINQLWVDPRSGSEILSLPWVLRCLGLLPAINKAFAKLVVDIDYPVGNWEVAAVDEYLNCSLSLLELFNSIASSLAYLGQARLPLAHALSLVESSPSLAMEHLKPIQPRSLDKDFGKGETKEDGKEKIYSGKEWVIHEALIAMKSIGFWVCGIVLSGLCSDGKPYLEMRKSVGGLVFSSFVELDSSLYEIIMEKGAILKEIKELNDSVACLLAALATGKHSEAAEELQGKLEISEKLLEELQKEVDHLFSEVLDGRNKMVDCLRDWKQ; encoded by the coding sequence aTGGTCATCTCAATAGAAAAATTTAGCAAGCTCTACTCCAAACTGGATaatcacctccaccaccaccgtCTTCCCCACCAATCAGAAGCCTTATCGGCTTCTCTACAGGCTTTTCAATCTGATGTCTCGAATTACATAAACCAGTTGTGGGTAGATCCGAGATCCGGATCAGAGATCCTGTCCTTGCCTTGGGTTCTCCGATGTCTAGGCCTTCTACCCGCCATCAACAAAGCTTTTGCAAAGCTAGTTGTGGATATTGATTACCCCGTTGGTAACTGGGAAGTTGCTGCTGTGGATGAATATCTAAACTGCAGCTTGAGTTTGCTGGAGCTTTTCAATTCCATTGCTTCCTCTCTTGCATATCTTGGCCAAGCTCGGCTTCCGCTAGCTCATGCTTTGAGCCTTGTGGAGAGTTCACCATCTTTGGCAATGGAGCATCTGAAACCAATTCAGCCAAGAAGTCTCGACAAGGATTTCGGGAAAGGTGAAACTAAGGAAGATGGTAAAGAAAAGATTTACTCTGGCAAAGAATGGGTTATTCATGAAGCTTTAATAGCCATGAAGAGCATAGGATTCTGGGTATGTGGGATTGTGCTGTCTGGTTTATGCAGTGACGGTAAGCCATACTTGGAGATGAGAAAATCGGTTGGTGGGTTggttttttcttcatttgttgaATTGGATTCAAGTCTATATGAGATTATTATGGAGAAAGGGGCAATCTTAAAGGAGATAAAGGAATTGAACGATTCAGTGGCTTGCCTTCTTGCTGCCTTGGCCACTGGGAAACACAGCGAAGCAGCTGAAGAATTGCAAGGAAAATTGGAGATATCAGAGAAACTATTGGAGGAATTGCAGAAGGAGGTGGATCATCTCTTCTCTGAGGTTTTAGatggaagaaataaaatggTTGATTGCCTTCGAGACTGGAAGCAATAG
- the LOC121239703 gene encoding agamous-like MADS-box protein AGL15 isoform X1 translates to MGRGKIEIKRIENANSRQVTFSKRRVGLLKKAQELAVLCDAEVAVIIFSNTGKLFEFSSSGMKGTLSRYNKCLDSPEAALVEYKAEKQDSKEVDVLKDEIAKLHMKHLRLLGKDLTGLGLKELQQLEQKLSEGLLSVKERKEQLLMEQLEQSRMQEQQILLENETLRRQVEELRGFFPPADHPVPSYRDYYPVKMQNILADRGVGSPDVRYNYQMQKEDSDITLHLGLPIDVYSKMKEPETGILSNDSGSQMAIF, encoded by the exons ATGGGTAGAGGAAAGATTGAGATCAAGAGGATCGAGAATGCAAATAGCAGGCAAGTCACATTCTCAAAGAGACGTGTTGGCCTGCTCAAAAAGGCTCAGGAACTCGCTGTTCTCTGTGATGCCGAGGTTGCCGTTATTATCTTCTCCAACACTGGAAAGCTCTTTGAGTTTTCTAGTTCTGG TATGAAGGGAACACTTTCAAGGTACAACAAGTGTCTAGATTCTCCCGAGGCTGCATTAGTAGAATACAAAGCAGAG aAGCAAGATTCAAAGGAGGTAGATGTTCTCAAAGATGAAATCGCAAAGCTACACATGAAACACTT ACGGCTGTTGGGTAAGGACCTGACTGGCTTGGGCTTAAAAGAATTGCAGCAGCTTGAACAGAAATTAAGTGAAGGGTTATTGTCTGTGAAGGAGAGGAAG GAACAATTACTGATGGAGCAGCTGGAGCAATCAAGGATGCAG GAGCAGCAGATTCTGCTGGAGAATGAAACTTTGCGCAGACag GTTGAGGAGCTTCGAGGTTTCTTTCCACCGGCTGACCACCCTGTCCCATCTTATCGTGATTATTATCCTGTAAAAATGCAAAATATCCTCGCAGATCGTGGCGTTGGGAGTCCTGATGTGCGCTACAATTACCAAATGCAGAAAGAAGATTCAGACATTACCTTGCACTTGGG GTTGCCAATTGATGTTTATAGCAAGATGAAGGAACCGGAGACGGGGATCCTTTCCAATGATTCAGGGAGTCAAATGGCCATTTTCTGA
- the LOC121239703 gene encoding agamous-like MADS-box protein AGL15 isoform X2: protein MGRGKIEIKRIENANSRQVTFSKRRVGLLKKAQELAVLCDAEVAVIIFSNTGKLFEFSSSGMKGTLSRYNKCLDSPEAALVEYKAEKQDSKEVDVLKDEIAKLHMKHLRLLGKDLTGLGLKELQQLEQKLSEGLLSVKERKEQLLMEQLEQSRMQEQQILLENETLRRQVEELRDRGVGSPDVRYNYQMQKEDSDITLHLGLPIDVYSKMKEPETGILSNDSGSQMAIF from the exons ATGGGTAGAGGAAAGATTGAGATCAAGAGGATCGAGAATGCAAATAGCAGGCAAGTCACATTCTCAAAGAGACGTGTTGGCCTGCTCAAAAAGGCTCAGGAACTCGCTGTTCTCTGTGATGCCGAGGTTGCCGTTATTATCTTCTCCAACACTGGAAAGCTCTTTGAGTTTTCTAGTTCTGG TATGAAGGGAACACTTTCAAGGTACAACAAGTGTCTAGATTCTCCCGAGGCTGCATTAGTAGAATACAAAGCAGAG aAGCAAGATTCAAAGGAGGTAGATGTTCTCAAAGATGAAATCGCAAAGCTACACATGAAACACTT ACGGCTGTTGGGTAAGGACCTGACTGGCTTGGGCTTAAAAGAATTGCAGCAGCTTGAACAGAAATTAAGTGAAGGGTTATTGTCTGTGAAGGAGAGGAAG GAACAATTACTGATGGAGCAGCTGGAGCAATCAAGGATGCAG GAGCAGCAGATTCTGCTGGAGAATGAAACTTTGCGCAGACag GTTGAGGAGCTTCGAG ATCGTGGCGTTGGGAGTCCTGATGTGCGCTACAATTACCAAATGCAGAAAGAAGATTCAGACATTACCTTGCACTTGGG GTTGCCAATTGATGTTTATAGCAAGATGAAGGAACCGGAGACGGGGATCCTTTCCAATGATTCAGGGAGTCAAATGGCCATTTTCTGA
- the LOC121239971 gene encoding EEF1A lysine methyltransferase 4-like isoform X1, producing the protein MFRDTSSCNTYNYGDAQYWDARYVQEGGSFDWYQRYSALRPFVRKYVPSTARLLMVGCGNAVMSEDMVKDGYEDIMNIDISLVAIEMMRKKYGNIPQLKYMQMDVRDMSFFPDESFDSVIDKGTLDSLMCGTDAPISSAQMLGEVSRLLKPGGTYMLITYGDPSARMPHLSRPVYNWKTVLYIIHFSIVLFSWMVDIAKTRPGFKKLESCSSTTKSYLEPVPTTEKGLLPSDFVLEDPDSHFIYVCKKMDETELSKMPTYPLTNDVI; encoded by the exons ATGTTCCGGGACACTTCCAGCTGCAACACGTACAACTATGGTGACGCGCAGTACTGGGACGCGCGGTACGTCCAGGAGGGCGGGTCCTTCGACTGGTACCAGCGCTACTCGGCTCTCCGTCCTTTTGTTCGCAAGTACGTCCCCTCCACTGCTCGCCTCCTCATGGTCGGCTGTGGCAATGCCG TTATGTCAGAGGACATGGTAAAGGATGGATATGAAGACATAATGAACATTGACATTTCATTGGTGGCCattgagatgatgagaaaaaaatatgggaACATCCCTCAGTTGAAAT ATATGCAAATGGATGTCAGGGATATGAGCTTCTTTCCAGACGAATCATTTGATAGTGTCATTGATAAAG GAACTCTTGATTCTTTGATG TGCGGCACAGATGCCCCAATTAGTTCAGCTCAAATGCTAGGGGAAGTGAGTAG GCTTCTTAAACCCGGAGGGACTTATATGCTG ATTACCTACGGTGATCCTTCAGCGAGGATGCCTCATTTGAGCCGACCAGTATACAATTGGAAAACTGTGTTGTACATCATAC ATTTTAGTATCGTACTCTTTTCTTGGATGGTGGATATTGCAAAGA CCAGACCGGGATTCAAGAAGCTTGAAAGTTGTAGTTCAACAACGAAGTCATACTTGGAGCCGGTTCCTACTACTGAGAAGGGCTTACTTCCATCAGATTTTGTTTTGGAAGATCCAGATTCTCACTTTATATACGTGTGTAAAAAGATGGATGAAACAGAGCTGAGTAAGATGCCTACCTACCCCTTGACAAATGATGTTATATAG
- the LOC121239971 gene encoding EEF1A lysine methyltransferase 4-like isoform X2 encodes MFRDTSSCNTYNYGDAQYWDARYVQEGGSFDWYQRYSALRPFVRKYVPSTARLLMVGCGNAVMSEDMVKDGYEDIMNIDISLVAIEMMRKKYGNIPQLKYMQMDVRDMSFFPDESFDSVIDKGTLDSLMCGTDAPISSAQMLGEVSRLLKPGGTYMLITYGDPSARMPHLSRPVYNWKTVLYIIPRPGFKKLESCSSTTKSYLEPVPTTEKGLLPSDFVLEDPDSHFIYVCKKMDETELSKMPTYPLTNDVI; translated from the exons ATGTTCCGGGACACTTCCAGCTGCAACACGTACAACTATGGTGACGCGCAGTACTGGGACGCGCGGTACGTCCAGGAGGGCGGGTCCTTCGACTGGTACCAGCGCTACTCGGCTCTCCGTCCTTTTGTTCGCAAGTACGTCCCCTCCACTGCTCGCCTCCTCATGGTCGGCTGTGGCAATGCCG TTATGTCAGAGGACATGGTAAAGGATGGATATGAAGACATAATGAACATTGACATTTCATTGGTGGCCattgagatgatgagaaaaaaatatgggaACATCCCTCAGTTGAAAT ATATGCAAATGGATGTCAGGGATATGAGCTTCTTTCCAGACGAATCATTTGATAGTGTCATTGATAAAG GAACTCTTGATTCTTTGATG TGCGGCACAGATGCCCCAATTAGTTCAGCTCAAATGCTAGGGGAAGTGAGTAG GCTTCTTAAACCCGGAGGGACTTATATGCTG ATTACCTACGGTGATCCTTCAGCGAGGATGCCTCATTTGAGCCGACCAGTATACAATTGGAAAACTGTGTTGTACATCATAC CCAGACCGGGATTCAAGAAGCTTGAAAGTTGTAGTTCAACAACGAAGTCATACTTGGAGCCGGTTCCTACTACTGAGAAGGGCTTACTTCCATCAGATTTTGTTTTGGAAGATCCAGATTCTCACTTTATATACGTGTGTAAAAAGATGGATGAAACAGAGCTGAGTAAGATGCCTACCTACCCCTTGACAAATGATGTTATATAG